The genomic stretch TAGGGGTTAAATTTCACGTTTACATATTTTCAAAGCCCAGGTCAAAAGCCCACGCTCCTGATGATATCTATATTACACCAATATTTACATACtatgcattatatatatatatatatatatatatttatatatatatgtatataatgcatagtatgtatatatatataatttttttttatacaaaaccaCCAGAATACCCTCTACTTCACTCCACCAGGACATCATCAGGAGGTTTACTGCGATCGCTTAAAGAAAAAGTAGTAGCAGTGTTTTTATGACATCTTCCCGGCGAAGAACTAACGCctagcttatttctgccgcaaagcagcattgtctGAAGGGCGCTGTTGTCGGTGAAATTATAGGCTAATTTCTTGCGGGCTCTTCTGAGTGgaatctgcttttcgaaccggtggtagagtcactacaaacagactgacttgacgtttcaaaagtgcttataagaagaagaagaagaaacactttattgcacgtataacatacaggaaaagaaacagtagggagtatacagtacacaatgtagacatgcaaaggcggccttattgctgcaagcaatctcttacaggcaacctttgtagataggacttacagcaagagaacgggatagtgccaagagtgttgataattaaatataaagatacaaatacatatatatttaaaataaatatacgtaatatataagaataaaatatacataatatataacaaacataatttatataagtagattttaacacacagatAAGAATTAAGAATtagaaagaatataaagaatcaaCTTCAgattccatcactcaaagagaggcagtagtccttcagacgactcttaaatatcggaagggaacgacttccacggatttcagcaggcagattgttccagaattatttattgttgttataaattaggcctacttgaaataaataaattatgaattctcTAACGCCTACGCGTTAGGTTggggacacagggtggcatttGTAGAACGGGTTCCTTGCATTCTCTTCGAAGTAGTGCTCTTTTTActgacgatggttttccagttaTAATTAAGTGGTCCATCTGCTTAGTCTCTtaactaaaatataacaaaccccaacaaaaaaaactagtttatttGGTATATTGTTATGCCACAAAAATAAGGATGATAATCATGAAACAAAACCATATTACTGCGTAATAAGCCCACTGagaattttgactttacaacgaaCTCAAacttaaaaatcttttattttttttacaatgtttagCAGGTACATTGCTAGTATATTGTATACTAGTTGTACCCGTTTCCTTGGAAATTTATGGATAGACATACCTCTTTTAGgaggaaaataatttaattcaattcgaCTATTTCAAGAGTCTGGCGAATTTTACAGCATTGAAACTAAATTTCtatatatgtaggtaccatttaaaaaaaaaaaaaaatcatttttacaaaaatgtttaaattgtatattaaatTCACATTAaggttaaaatttaattggaGGACACCAATGGaagtaaatttctttatttcaacgattcagtttaaaaagaaatagcTTTACATTACATGTCGAACAACTCAAACAAGTTATGGTTCCtggatatttataaattttccagATCACGTGAAATAAGGTTTTCATTTTGgctcattatttattttcagatttCATTTTGgctcattatttattttcagatttCATTTTGgctcattatttattttcagatgcCGATAGGAATACTTACTACAGATACAGGAAAGTTGGTGGAAATAAGAGAAACTATTACATTAAACTCTGACGCATTTTCAAACTCATTTCACGAAGACTTACAGTTCCATTTTAATAACGAGAGAATTCCCGAGAGAGTCGTTCATGCGAAAGGAGGTGGTGCGTTTGGCTATTTTGAAGTAACTCACGATGTATCCAAATTTACAAAAGCTGATGTCCTTAACGGTGTTGGAAAAAAGACAGAAGTTTTCGTTCGCTTTTCTTCCGCTACAGAGCAACTCGGGGGCAATGACGCAGCGAGGGATATTAAAGGGCTATCCGTTAAGTTTTACACAAAAGAAGGCAATTGGGACTTATTATGCTTGAGTACTCCGGTTTTCTTCTTTAAAGATCCTATTCACTTTCCAAGTTTCTTTCACGCTATGAAAAGAAATCCTAAAACGAATCTGATTGACTTTTCTATGCGCTGGGACTTCGTCACCAAGCAACCGGAATCACTTAATGGATTTTTATACCTTTTATCTGATTATGGAATACCGAATGGTTATAGAAAGATGGACGCCTTTGCAATTCATacgtttgaaataaataataaacatggagATAAGTATTTCgttagatttaattttagaacAGAACAGGGAGAAGAAGCTCTTACATCAGCCGAAGCACGGGCCCAGGACCCAGATTATTATAACAAAGACCTTTATAATGCAATTGAGAAGAAAAACTACCCAATTTGGAAGTTAGAGATGGATGTTATGACCCTCAATGACATCAAACGTGTCGATTATGATCCCTTTGATGTAACCAGATTGTGGAAAAAGGGAACTTATACAACTGTCCCTATTGGTTGCCTTGTATTGAATAAAAACCCAGACAATTTCTTTAGAACAGTTGAATTAAGTGCTGGTAACCCAGGTAATTTAGTACCAGGCATTCCTGGGCCTCTGGATAACTTGTTTAGAAGCAGGCGAATGATGTATCGACAAACTCAAGTGCATCGTTTGAAAGTTAATCATAATAGAATACGTATTAACGAGCCTTTGTATTGGAAAGTCTATAATCGTGATGGTAGGCCTCCAGTTAGAGAAAATATGAAGGATGCTCCAAACTACTATCCGAATTCTTATAATGGCCCAGTCCCATATATAGATCCTGCGAGACCGAAGGAAAGATTCACTATTTATGAGAGGAACGCAGTGGATTTAGAACCCGCAGCATACTTCTATAATCATTATCTATGTGATGAGGGCCAAAGACAAAGACTAGTTAATAACACAGCTCAAAGTTTAGTTCCAGTATCTCCATATTTACAACAAAGGGCATTGCGCTTGTTAAGTTTAACAGATCCACAATTGGGAATTAGGGTAGCAGAATGTTTAGAAGAGGCATTGGAAACTCCAACACCTGCGCCTCATGCTATTAAGATTCCCAGGCATCCTTACGAAGGAAACAAACATTatgtacatttataaataaattgaaatagtgTTGTCAAACAAAATAACTACTAAACTgtatattttggattttttttactcaaagctgttatcttatatatatagattagctGTAAAAATGTACTTCActgtaaaaactttattatatatttatgataaatataaccctttctttcttcttctttaggaaTCTTTATTCGATAGTAAAGTAAGTATAACTCACTGTATAAAAGGCGGCCGCACAGTATTCGTGCATGCGTATATGGTGCTAAGGAGATTGCCCAAcgttaatccctatccctactaatattataaatgtgaatgtaagctatttgttacgctttcacgcgaaaactactgaaccgaccttcatgaaactttttatacatattgttggaggtattagaaataatatagtatgctatattatttctaatatatttcttataatttattaaaaaatattagtattccATATTTAGAAAATAGGGATTAATATTCCATAAATATGcagcaacttttttttaataaatttatttactttaaactgAGGGTATTTTATTTGTGCTGATACTGTAAAGGAACATTGTCACTAGTAAGAGGTTGAAATggttgaattaattattttgcctTTAAAGATAATGTAGGacgtttttgaattatttatccTAAATAGATCCTATTGAAAAAATACAGACAAGATTTTTTATATGCTAGATTCATAGAAGTTTCAAAAAAACTGGTTTAACCCAAACCGCAAAAACATAGGAGTTTCATACAAAATTCTGTCCTTTTTTAGCTTTTTGGGCgtagatttatataaaatatttccttCACTGATGTATATGTAAAATCTCAGGCTATCATTATTGGCAGCCCGGGATTGGGTGTTAGAGTTGATTGGCAGAATCTCCCTCCTGTTGTATACAACGGTGTCACTATTCCCTACTGTGATACTGTTAAAGATCTAGGCTTACATCTTAATAAACAACTATCATGGTCTGTGCATGTCAACGTATTGAGTAGGAGGATGTTTGCGACTATTAGGTCATTGCGTCGCCTGCGTTctgttcttccaattccgaccaaagttatgttggcacattctctTATTCTCTCTATTCTTGATTATGCGGACACAA from Pararge aegeria chromosome 15, ilParAegt1.1, whole genome shotgun sequence encodes the following:
- the LOC120630118 gene encoding peroxisomal catalase 1-like, translating into MQVHTVNVLCSDKFHEYMNATDPATCQVYEFRNTHPMPIGILTTDTGKLVEIRETITLNSDAFSNSFHEDLQFHFNNERIPERVVHAKGGGAFGYFEVTHDVSKFTKADVLNGVGKKTEVFVRFSSATEQLGGNDAARDIKGLSVKFYTKEGNWDLLCLSTPVFFFKDPIHFPSFFHAMKRNPKTNLIDFSMRWDFVTKQPESLNGFLYLLSDYGIPNGYRKMDAFAIHTFEINNKHGDKYFVRFNFRTEQGEEALTSAEARAQDPDYYNKDLYNAIEKKNYPIWKLEMDVMTLNDIKRVDYDPFDVTRLWKKGTYTTVPIGCLVLNKNPDNFFRTVELSAGNPGNLVPGIPGPLDNLFRSRRMMYRQTQVHRLKVNHNRIRINEPLYWKVYNRDGRPPVRENMKDAPNYYPNSYNGPVPYIDPARPKERFTIYERNAVDLEPAAYFYNHYLCDEGQRQRLVNNTAQSLVPVSPYLQQRALRLLSLTDPQLGIRVAECLEEALETPTPAPHAIKIPRHPYEGNKHYVHL